From a region of the Daphnia magna isolate NIES linkage group LG1, ASM2063170v1.1, whole genome shotgun sequence genome:
- the LOC123473780 gene encoding cyclic nucleotide-gated cation channel beta-1-like, whose amino-acid sequence MNAFSICLQIKFNLPWGNHLSSLEELKEEASDETNDDGIVGGKCPESSPAPSSGQFSDYGASSFKREWPGVQLGTLCEDWSPSSVASDSEDVESDRDGIFSPARNQEDHNVPKWKSDDELYKADQEEDVATGEESWKTLDLRNKSHQSEHDSQHPLRRTRAQVQLSSDPSGGEEVSSNRSIAPEPPSQNEERVPPNYSEHEMEDWILDDREHEPSPSESEETAGATALPAISENSYESDGDDEEEEEEEEEEEEEFFVPEIYSPTCEMATQEATESDADEEAEEESLDTEFTRDYYRLVKFESNRSLANSEKYDHCPPGTEAAAAESGGPFPPPDRQVALQTVLDFIAEQQRYCAIRETADAVTPELPHPNGLDKEPTTGTSSLLQLRHLLADDDSSREADSSGDEDRDGSADLHTGFSTNWMPVHSNGAELVDLSNAEVRASMLEKLLRSTSTSSINESSSSDSFEGNDEKEFSLDTSQESCPPPIASPAAGEESQC is encoded by the exons atgaatgcgttttcaatttgtctacaaataaaatttaacTTACCCTGGGGAAACCACCTCTCCTCCTTAGAAGAGCTCAAAGAGGAGGCATCCGACGAGACCAACGACGACGGCATCGTTGGTGGCAAATGTCCAGAATCGTCGCctgcgccatctagcggtcaattTTCAGACTACGGCGCTTCATCTTTTAAGCGAG AATGGCCAGGTGTGCAGCTGGGAACGCTGTGCGAAGACTGGTCACCCAGTTCGGTGGCTAGCGATTCTGAAGATGTAGAAAGTGACAGAGACGGAATCTTTTCACCTGCACGGAACCAAGAAGATCACA ATGTACCGAAATGGAAGTCGGACGATGAATTGTACAAAGCCGATCAAGAGGAGGATGTCGCTACCGGTGAAGAAAGTTGGAAAACGTTGGACTTGAGGAACAAATCGCACCAGTCGGAACACGACTCTCAGCATCCGTTGCGCAGGACTCGGGCCCAAGTTCAACTATCCAGCGATCCGTCAGGTGGAGAAGAAGTCAGCAGCAACCGTTCCATCGCTCCTGAGCCACCGTCGCAAAATGAAGAGCGCGTACCGCCCAACTATAGCGagcatgaaatggaggacTGGATTCTGGACGATAGAGAGCACGAACCATCTCCTTCCGAGTCGGAAGAGACGGCAGGAGCCACGGCTTTGCCCGCCATCAGCGAAAATAGTTACGAGTCAGATGGCGATgatgaggaggaggaggaagaagaggaagaagaagaagaagaattttttgttcCGGAAATTTACAGTCCAACGTGTGAAATGGCAACGCAAGAAGCGACCGAAAGCGATGCAGACGAAGAAGCGGAAGAAGAAAGTCTGGACACTGAATTCACCCGCGACTATTACAGACTAGTCAAATTCGAATCCAATCGGAGTCTGGCCAATTCGGAAAAGTACGACCATTGCCCGCCGGGAACTGAGGCGGCCGCAGCCGAGTCTGGCGGACCTTTTCCGCCACCCGATCGGCAAGTGGCTCTGCAAACGGTGCTGGATTTTATTGCAGAACAGCAGCGTTACTGCGCCATCCGTGAGACGGCCGACGCCGTCACGCCCGAATTGCCGCATCCCAATGGGCTGGACAAAGAGCCGACAACCGGCACTAGTTCGTTGCTCCAGTTGCGTCATCTTCTCGCTGACGACGACAGTTCCAGGGAGGCGGACAGCAGTGGCGATGAGGACAGAGACGGAAGTGCTGACCTCCACACCGGATTCTCCACTAATTGGATGCCCGTCCACAGCAACGGGGCGGAACTTGTCGATCTAAGCAACGCCGAG GTGAGGGCTTCGATGCTGGAAAAGCTGCTTAGATCCACTTCCACTTCTAGCATCAACGAGTCCAGCTCTAGCGATTCGTTTGAAG GAAATGATGAAAAAGAGTTCAGTCTCGACACTAGCCAGGAATCTTGTCCGCCACCCATTGCCAGTCCAGCGGCGGGCGAGGAAAGCCAATGCtaa
- the LOC123473858 gene encoding uncharacterized protein LOC123473858 translates to MKLMFFNVLLNSSQWLQMLTSSLDFAPIAAPGTDVIGCCVVRICSSRIHLYLELLLPEATGRARLIHLINFRTPRYVLGAAKLLRWFPLSGNRHACLRQQVKKLKVVPLGSTYFLLLVCTPCRHYYFGFCCLRLWFHLMWATS, encoded by the exons ATGAAGTTAATGTTCTTTAACGTCCTTTTGAACTCGTCCCAATGGCTTCAAATGTTGACGAGTTCACTGGATTTCGCCCCCATTGCGGCACCTGGAACGGATGTCATTGGCTGCTGTGTTGTCCGCATTTGTTCCAGCAGGATTCACTTGTATCTGGAACTTCTTCTACCTGAAGCCACTGGAAGAGCACGTCTGATTCACCTTATAAACTTTAGAACTCCGCGCTAC gttTTGGGCGCTGCCAAGTTGTTGCGATGGTTTCCTCTGTCTGGCAATCGACACGCATGCCTACGCCAACAAGTAAAGAAGCTTAAG GTGGTGCCATTAGGGTCTACTTATTTCCTTCTTCTGGTATGTACACCATGTCGTCATTATTATTTCGGATTTTGCTGTCTAAGATTATGGTTTCATTTAATGTGGGCAACCTCCTGA
- the LOC116920196 gene encoding uncharacterized protein LOC116920196 isoform X2 has translation MADAEQPEPAEDFLFKGKRLDCKKKIFGEGFFLFDGYWKENENAGAEKERVKSKTSNLKKEAAIRRIKNEDCLDGWKDVADKLVKDNLNNTTHNNILRVFCYEEDVANEWRYFALEPYSATLYEYCTGRYKGAMPNQSQVLYQIVNGICYLHENGIIHGDLNPLNVVVAAHSQPVRMKISDSRLTKFSYSKQLPELMKRSEERMIGDGTSLKSLELCQSKYWTMSGQKDVVEKHVNDDFVAAGCLLFYYLKSAKHVFGDDLESILKNLKEKNPVNLKELSNNHVAYDPIQRMIIPASNGLNPLPTNKKKFEEALSLQVTNKLLGQGFFGDVFEGKFNGDLVAVKEMTKTTSLKQTIQREMSTHKELNHANVVKLLDVADSADNRFTHLVLELCTGTLTDYCEKKYNGPKLPPDELVLYQIANGLHYIHSRNLVHRDIKPDNILISMTSPVQMKVSDLSFVKKTHLDIFSQSEIRGTLQWMAPERLKVLSDPENMPAELPDGTIKSDTFSSGCLFFYFLTRGKHPFGKNKVSVPANILLNKPEELDNYKKHLAADDVNGRILAHLIEDMIQFEEKERIGLPEVIKQLAAVLDGMDKSKCQLSLVDVSLGGNYRISSHPTELILAWANEKKLIFYTAENLAVPFSNWRKKKEEVTYQRPNFVRLLEWNINGTQLAARFEGGTVVVWSYPECKILFQKKIPDLIEEINWNPTRPNLFAAYHKFLPPFYDLTIQGDCQVFVCDSSIGDVITTIDCKNVSAVKWISENRIAVSSSGGKIEIFEMEENNLTTTRLVKEFKHGKGCYNLEWNERTQYLASGGDYQINIWSMDHDWPIYRLRCPLDDGGKKIAWRLCTGNGEEEGGIEMARKSAKNFTFAYYGFFSFSTSPRQGVSIWNPLEREQQPRRLSEDTRIETVDFSSDGRFLVARGNENLMIWSTEDWVQIYVNTKKTYRPKKNISFFTTKSTNLYENKLTVNYEYGDCSLFEFAFEESNISELAS, from the exons ATGGCAGATGCTGAACAACCGGAACCAGCGGAGGATTTTCTATTTAAGGGGAAAAGATTGGATtgcaaaaaaaagattttcggtgaaggttttttcttgtttgacgGATATTggaaggaaaatgaaaatgcaggGGCTGAAAAGGAACGCGTGAAATCAAAGACTTCtaatctaaaaaaagaagctgcgataagaagaataaaaaatgaagactgCCTTGATGGGTGGAAAGATGTGGCCGATAAGCTCGTCAAGGACAACCTGAATAATACAACCCACAATAATATCCTACGAGTCTTTTGTTACGAGGAGGACGTTGCCAACGAATGGAG GTATTTCGCCCTAGAACCGTACAGTGCTACGTTATATGAATATTGCACTGGCCGGTACAAGGGAGCGATGCCAAATCAATCGCAAGTTCTTTATCAAATCGTTAATGGCATCTGTTACCTACATGAAAACGGAATTATCCACGGAGATTTAAATCCATTGAATGTCGTCGTTGCCGCTCATTCTCAACCTGTGCGCATGAAAATTTCAGATTCCCGATTGACCAAATTTAGTTACAGCAAACAGCTACCGGAGCTGATGAAGAGAAGTGAAGAAAGAATGATTGGTGACGGAACATCTTTGAAGAGTCTGGAATTATGTCAAAGTAAATACTGGACAATGTCGGGACAGAAAGACGTCGTGGAAAAACACGTCAATGACGATTTTGTTGCTGCTGGATGTCtactgttttattatttgaagAGCGCCAAACATGTTTTTGGTGATGACTTGGAATCTATCTTGAAAAACCTCAAGGAAAAGAATCCAGTCAATTTAAAAG AATTGAGTAATAATCATGTTGCATACGATCCCATCCAAAGAATGATTATTCCTGCATCAAATGGACTCAATCCGTTGcccacaaacaaaaagaaattcgaAGAAGCACTTTCAC TACAAGTCACTAACAAACTGCTTGGTCAAGGGTTTTTTGGAGATGTTTTTGAAGGGAAATTTAACGGCGATCTTGTGGCGGTCAAAGAAATGACGAAGACAACATCTCTAAAACAAACTATTCAAAGAGAAATGAGTACACACAAAGAGTTAAATCACGCCAACGTAGTGAAACTCTTGGACGTCGCTGATTCTGCCGACAATAGATTCAC GCATCTGGTTTTGGAATTGTGTACCGGGACATTGACGGATTATTGCGAAAAGAAATACAACGGACCGAAATTGCCACCAGACGAATTGGTCCTTTATCAAATCGCCAATGGATTGCATTACATCCACTCGAGAAATTTGGTGCATCGCGATATTAAACCGGATAACATCCTCATTTCAATGACGTCGCCCGTTCAAATGAAAGTCTCTGATTTATcgtttgttaagaaaacacacctaGATATTTTTTCGCAGAGCGAAATTAGAGGAACTCTTCAGTGGATGGCACCTGAGAGACTTAAGGTTTTAAGTGACCCTGAAAACATGCCTGCCGAGCTCCCAGATGGAACAATCAAAAGTGACACGTTTTCATCcggatgtttatttttctatttcctgaCGCGTGGTAAACATCCATTTGGGAAGAATAAAGTCTCTGTCCCTGCCAATATTTTGCTAAACAAACCGGAGGAACTCGACAATTACAAGAAAC atttggcGGCAGACGACGTAAACGGAAGAATCCTTGCTCATTTGATTGAGGATATGATtcaatttgaagaaaaagaaagaatcggATTGCCTGAGGTCATAAAACAACTAGCCGCTGTATTGGACGGGATGG acaAAAGCAAATGTCAATTGAGCCTCGTTGATGTGTCGTTAGGTGGGAATTACAGAATCAGTTCCCACCCCACTGAACTGATTCTTGCATGGGCCAATGAGAAAAAGTTAATATTTTACACTGCCGAAAATTTGGCTGTTCCGTTTTCCAAttggagaaagaagaaagaagaagtcACATATCAACGTCCAAACTTCGTTCGTTTGCTTGAGTGGAAT ATTAACGGGACACAACTAGCTGCTCGATTCGAAGGCGGTACTGTCGTCGTATGGAGTTACCCAGAGTGCAAAATCctctttcaaaagaaaattccgGATTTGATCGAAGAAATAAATTGGAATCCAACCAGACCCAACTTATTTGCTGCTTATCATAAG TTCTTGCCACCCTTCTATGACCTAACCATCCAGGGCGATTGTCAAGTTTTCGTATGTGATTCATCCATTGGCGACGTCATCACCACAATTGACTGTAAAAACGTTTCGGCTGTGAAGTGGATCTCTGAAAATCGAATCGCCGTCTCTTCTTCTGGTGGAAAGAtcgaaatttttgaaatggaggaaaacaatttgacaacaACTCGACTCGTGAAAGAATTCAAACATGGAAAAGGTTGTTATAATCTGGAATGGAATGAAAGGACCCAATATTTGGCCAGTGGTGGTGATTACCAAATCaat ATTTGGTCTATGGACCACGACTGGCCAATTTATAGGCTGAGGTGTCCTCTGGATGACGGcgggaaaaaaattgcttgGCGCTTGTGCACAGGAAATGGGGAAGAAGAGGGCGGAATCGAAATGGCAAggaaatcagccaaaaacttCACTTTTGCTTA ttacGGGTTCTTCTCATTTAGTACATCGCCCAGACAAGGTGTTTCTATTTGGAATCCTCTGGAAAGAGAACAACAACCGCGACGTCTTTCCGAAGACACAAGAATAGAAACGGTCGACTTTTCATCGGACGGTCGATTTCTTGTAGCCCGAGGCAATGAGAATTTAATGATTTGGTCAACGGAG GACTGGGTACAAATATACGTCAACACGAAAAAGACATATAGACCAAAGAAGAATATATCATTTTTTACCACAAAATCTACAAACCTTTACGAGAATAAATTAACAGTCAATTATGAGTATGGG GACTGTAGCTTATTTGAATTCGCGTTCGAAGAAAGTAACATTTCTGAATTGGCCAGTTAA
- the LOC123473782 gene encoding cyclic nucleotide-gated cation channel beta-1-like, whose protein sequence is MNAFSICLQIKFNLPWGNHLSSLEEIKEEASDETNDDGIVGGKCPESSPAPSSGQFSDYGASSFKREWPGVQLGTLCEDWSPSSVASDSEDVESDRDGIFSPARNQEDHNVPKWKSDDELYKADQEEDVATGEESWKTLDLRNKSHQSEHDSQHPLRRTRAQVQLSSDPSGGEEVSSNRSIAPEPPSQNEERVPPNYSEHEMEDWILDDREHEPSPSESEETAGATALPAISENSYESDGDDEEEEEEEEEEEEEFFVPEIYSPTCEMATQEATESDADEEAEEESLDTEFTRDYYRLVKFESNRSLANSEKYDHCPPGTEAAAAESGGPFPPPDRQVALQTVLDFIAEQQRYCAIRETADAVTPELPHPNGLDKEPTTGTSSLLQLRHLLADDDSSREADSSGDEDRDGSADLHTGFSTNWMPVHSNGAELVDLSNAEVRASMLEKLLRSTSTSSINESSSSDSFEGNDEKEFSLDTSQESCPPPIASPAAGEESQC, encoded by the exons atgaatgcgttttcaatttgcctacaaataaaatttaacTTACCCTGGGGAAACCACCTCTCCTCCTTAGAAGAGATCAAAGAGGAGGCATCCGACGAGACCAACGACGACGGCATCGTTGGTGGCAAATGTCCAGAATCGTCGCctgcgccatctagcggtcaattTTCAGACTACGGCGCTTCATCTTTTAAGCGAG AATGGCCAGGTGTGCAGCTGGGAACGCTGTGCGAAGACTGGTCACCCAGTTCGGTGGCTAGCGATTCTGAAGATGTAGAAAGTGACAGAGACGGAATCTTTTCACCTGCACGGAACCAAGAAGATCACA ATGTACCGAAATGGAAGTCGGACGATGAATTGTACAAAGCCGATCAAGAGGAGGATGTCGCTACCGGTGAAGAAAGTTGGAAAACGTTGGACTTGAGGAACAAATCGCACCAGTCGGAACACGACTCTCAGCATCCGTTGCGCAGGACTCGGGCCCAAGTTCAACTATCCAGCGATCCGTCAGGTGGAGAAGAAGTCAGCAGCAACCGTTCCATCGCTCCTGAGCCACCGTCGCAAAATGAAGAGCGCGTACCGCCCAACTATAGCGagcatgaaatggaggacTGGATTCTGGACGATAGAGAGCACGAACCATCTCCTTCCGAGTCGGAAGAGACGGCAGGAGCCACGGCTTTGCCCGCCATCAGCGAAAATAGTTACGAGTCAGATGGCGATgatgaggaggaggaggaagaagaggaagaagaagaagaagaattttttgttcCGGAAATTTACAGTCCAACGTGTGAAATGGCAACGCAAGAAGCGACCGAAAGCGATGCAGACGAAGAAGCGGAAGAAGAAAGTCTGGACACTGAATTCACCCGCGACTATTACAGACTAGTCAAATTCGAATCCAATCGGAGTCTGGCCAATTCGGAAAAGTACGACCATTGCCCGCCGGGAACTGAGGCGGCCGCAGCCGAGTCTGGCGGACCTTTTCCGCCACCCGATCGGCAAGTGGCTCTGCAAACGGTGCTGGATTTTATTGCAGAACAGCAGCGTTACTGCGCCATCCGTGAGACGGCCGACGCCGTCACGCCCGAATTGCCGCATCCCAATGGGCTGGACAAAGAGCCGACAACCGGCACTAGTTCGTTGCTCCAGTTGCGTCATCTTCTCGCTGACGACGACAGTTCCAGGGAGGCGGACAGCAGTGGCGATGAGGACAGAGACGGAAGTGCTGACCTCCACACCGGATTCTCCACTAATTGGATGCCCGTCCACAGCAACGGGGCGGAACTTGTCGATCTAAGCAACGCCGAG GTGAGGGCTTCGATGCTGGAAAAGCTGCTTAGATCCACTTCCACTTCTAGCATCAACGAGTCCAGCTCTAGCGATTCGTTTGAAG GAAATGATGAAAAAGAGTTCAGTCTCGACACTAGCCAGGAATCTTGTCCGCCACCCATTGCCAGTCCAGCGGCGGGCGAGGAAAGCCAATGCtaa